In the genome of Hydractinia symbiolongicarpus strain clone_291-10 chromosome 5, HSymV2.1, whole genome shotgun sequence, one region contains:
- the LOC130645314 gene encoding autophagy-related protein 101-like, translated as MNARSQVFEFTVELSQVEEVVCSILHTLLFHRSTGKFHYQQQGSYTIGTIGFEDVDCQFIDCTYVRCSSDKLHKNVQKQARQFKDALKSMDGYKNGQLSLEFYQKRKSPWPFPTESVPWELWVLKFEVVHMGNENERNILHEKLTDNVNEKIRTICQIVNQPEYIPKMPNEPDLTNVFDDQYDDVQPYLHRVSFQTGEYSSEMTMGNTMRKLLKDTFNY; from the coding sequence ATGAATGCTAGATCACAAGTCTTTGAATTTACAGTTGAATTGAGTCAAGTTGAAGAAGTTGTTTGTAGCATATTGCACACTCTGTTGTTTCATCGATCAACTGGAAAATTTCATTATCAACAGCAGGGATCTTATACGATTGGAACTATTGGATTTGAAGACGTTGATTGTCAGTTCATTGATTGTACGTATGTACGCTGCTCTAGTGATAAGTTGCACAAAAATGTTCAAAAACAGGCAAGACAATTTAAAGATGCTTTAAAAAGTATGGATGGCTATAAAAATGGACAATTATCACTAGAGTTTTATCAAAAGCGCAAAAGCCCATGGCCATTTCCAACTGAGTCTGTTCCTTGGGAGCTTTGGGTTTTAAAGTTTGAAGTTGTGCACATGGGAAATGAGAATGAACGAAATATACTACATGAAAAGTTAACAGATAATGTAAATGAAAAAATACGAACAATTTGTCAGATTGTTAACCAACCTGAGTACATCCCAAAAATGCCAAATGAACCAGACTTAACAAACGTATTTGATGATCAGTATGATGATGTCCAGCCATATCTGCACCGGGTCTCATTTCAAACAGGGGAATATTCATCCGAAATGACGATGGGGAATACTATGAGGAAACTGTTAAAAGACAcatttaattattaa